Proteins encoded together in one Rhizobacter sp. J219 window:
- a CDS encoding helix-turn-helix transcriptional regulator — translation MPADDPSSIPAHLARNLVALRHTRSLTQEQLARSAAVPRSTIANLESGEGNPSLAVLVKVAGALGVPIDELLASPRALVRHWSASEVAKRQKGRGVTIRELVPEPVPDEMMEVMDFAPGAVMAGTPHLPGTREFFTCLHGRVVISVAGERYPLDAGEVLAFPGNLPHSYQNADALVAAQGVSVVVLAKAGV, via the coding sequence ATGCCCGCCGACGACCCGTCTTCGATCCCTGCCCACCTCGCGCGCAACCTCGTCGCGCTGCGCCACACCCGCTCGCTGACGCAGGAGCAGCTGGCCCGATCGGCCGCGGTGCCGCGTTCGACGATTGCCAACCTGGAGTCGGGTGAAGGCAACCCGTCGCTCGCGGTGCTCGTGAAGGTGGCCGGTGCCCTGGGCGTGCCGATCGACGAGCTGCTGGCCTCGCCGCGGGCGCTGGTGCGGCACTGGTCGGCCAGCGAGGTGGCGAAGCGGCAGAAGGGGCGCGGCGTCACCATCCGCGAACTGGTGCCCGAGCCAGTGCCCGACGAGATGATGGAGGTGATGGACTTCGCCCCCGGCGCCGTGATGGCCGGCACGCCGCACCTGCCGGGCACACGCGAGTTCTTCACCTGCCTGCACGGCCGGGTGGTGATCAGCGTGGCCGGCGAACGCTACCCGCTGGACGCCGGCGAGGTGCTGGCCTTTCCCGGCAACCTGCCGCACTCGTACCAGAACGCCGATGCACTGGTGGCGGCGCAGGGGGTGTCCGTCGTGGTGCTGGCCAAAGCCGGCGTTTAG
- a CDS encoding urea carboxylase-associated family protein, with protein sequence MSEHIVAMQLNPQQLELLQRAMARTGDADLSALARRALRELDAPAPARAAPFSPQLDGLSTTREILWEHVMAPGTGKAVEMKAGQVLRIQQVEGGQCVDFNCFNLHDYREFMHCGRIRTLHGLNPGPGDFLWSAPPRERAMMLILEDTVRCNDVMFPRCSHNLYESVYGYREHTNCHDIQAEAQREYGLTPDDVHDSFNLFMCTEVREGRGQIRRQQSKAGDFVEFLSLMDVLAVPNVCGADIMRTSNFALKPVKLQVFSASERDLAHVPPLPRYASQKTPADFRQPHIRAERELKRDPGYQPQFTNVPLSLRTWPITLGADDHARLKSTGLEVYYGDRDGDALRDVLFSWWERQFLAG encoded by the coding sequence ATGTCAGAACACATCGTCGCCATGCAGCTCAACCCGCAGCAGCTCGAGCTGCTCCAGCGTGCGATGGCCCGCACCGGCGATGCCGATCTTTCCGCCCTGGCCCGCCGTGCGCTGCGCGAGCTCGACGCGCCCGCCCCGGCACGCGCCGCGCCCTTCTCGCCGCAGCTCGACGGCCTGTCAACCACCCGCGAGATCCTGTGGGAGCACGTGATGGCGCCCGGCACCGGCAAGGCGGTGGAGATGAAGGCAGGGCAGGTCCTGCGCATCCAGCAGGTCGAAGGCGGCCAGTGCGTCGACTTCAACTGCTTCAACCTGCACGACTACCGCGAGTTCATGCACTGCGGGCGCATCCGCACGCTGCACGGGCTGAACCCGGGGCCGGGCGACTTCCTCTGGTCGGCGCCGCCGCGCGAGCGGGCGATGATGCTGATCCTCGAAGACACGGTGCGCTGCAACGACGTGATGTTCCCGCGCTGCAGCCACAACCTCTACGAGTCGGTGTACGGCTACCGCGAGCACACCAACTGCCACGACATCCAGGCCGAGGCGCAGCGCGAATACGGCCTCACGCCGGATGACGTGCACGACTCGTTCAACCTCTTCATGTGCACCGAGGTGCGCGAAGGCCGCGGGCAGATCCGCCGCCAGCAATCGAAGGCGGGCGACTTCGTCGAGTTCCTGTCGCTGATGGACGTGCTGGCCGTGCCCAACGTCTGCGGCGCCGACATCATGCGCACCAGCAACTTCGCGCTGAAGCCGGTGAAGCTGCAGGTGTTCAGCGCCTCCGAGCGCGACCTCGCCCACGTGCCGCCGCTGCCGCGCTACGCGAGCCAGAAGACGCCGGCCGACTTCCGCCAGCCGCACATCCGCGCCGAGCGCGAACTCAAGCGTGATCCGGGCTACCAGCCGCAGTTCACCAACGTGCCGCTCAGCCTGCGCACCTGGCCGATCACCCTCGGCGCCGACGACCATGCACGCCTCAAGTCCACCGGCCTCGAGGTGTATTACGGCGACCGCGACGGCGACGCGCTGCGCGACGTGCTCTTCAGCTGGTGGGAGCGGCAGTTTCTTGCGGGTTGA
- a CDS encoding chalcone isomerase family protein, with amino-acid sequence MRCVLARPLVACLTCLALALGAAQAQTTSTKFEATTVVAGTPLILNGAGTRQRAVFKVYDMALYTTKKVDKVDDLLALPGPKRIGFVALRELPGTELGRLFLKVMGENSSKDLMTKHALASTRLIEVFSGKPKLVAGDSFAMEFVPGKGTQFFINGKPQGEPVGDAEFFTMILKIWVGPSPADNLLRDALLGG; translated from the coding sequence ATGCGTTGCGTTCTTGCCCGTCCGCTTGTGGCTTGCCTCACCTGCCTGGCGCTCGCGCTTGGCGCCGCACAGGCGCAGACGACATCCACGAAATTCGAGGCGACCACCGTCGTCGCGGGCACCCCGCTCATCCTCAACGGGGCCGGCACGCGTCAACGTGCGGTGTTCAAGGTCTACGACATGGCGCTGTACACGACCAAGAAAGTGGACAAGGTCGACGACCTGCTGGCGCTGCCGGGGCCGAAGCGGATCGGTTTCGTGGCATTGCGCGAGCTGCCGGGAACCGAACTCGGTCGCCTCTTCCTCAAGGTCATGGGCGAGAACTCGTCGAAGGACCTGATGACCAAGCATGCGCTGGCCTCCACGCGCCTGATCGAAGTCTTCTCGGGCAAGCCCAAGCTGGTGGCGGGCGACTCGTTCGCGATGGAGTTCGTGCCGGGCAAGGGCACGCAGTTCTTCATCAACGGCAAGCCTCAGGGCGAGCCGGTGGGCGACGCCGAGTTCTTCACGATGATCCTGAAGATCTGGGTCGGCCCGTCCCCGGCCGACAACCTGCTGCGAGACGCGCTGCTCGGCGGCTGA
- a CDS encoding response regulator — MPDGRLLILDDDPAIGQILQMAAKSAGVEAHWCEHVHTFFATLGHWQPTHVAIDLLMPDMSGQEVLRRLAESGCRAKVIVSSGLGAGELADALNEARSLGLQTAGVLQKPFSLAAVRALLASPA; from the coding sequence ATGCCCGATGGACGACTGTTGATCCTCGATGACGATCCCGCGATCGGCCAGATCCTGCAGATGGCCGCCAAGAGCGCGGGTGTCGAGGCCCACTGGTGCGAACACGTCCACACCTTCTTCGCCACCCTGGGCCACTGGCAGCCCACGCACGTGGCGATCGACCTGCTGATGCCCGACATGTCGGGCCAGGAGGTGCTGCGCCGGCTGGCCGAATCGGGCTGCCGCGCGAAGGTGATCGTCTCCAGTGGCCTGGGCGCCGGCGAACTGGCCGACGCCCTCAACGAAGCGCGCTCGCTCGGCCTTCAGACGGCCGGTGTGCTGCAAAAGCCGTTTTCGCTGGCGGCGGTGCGCGCCCTGCTGGCCTCGCCAGCCTGA
- the metE gene encoding 5-methyltetrahydropteroyltriglutamate--homocysteine S-methyltransferase, whose amino-acid sequence MKTHTLGFPRIGAQRELKFALERHWRGESQPEVLPQMAQELRTRHWLLQRHAGLDFATTGDFSLYDTMLDHVLMFGAVPARFGFTPGEIGLAEYFALARGNAAQGAMEMTKWFDTNYHFLVPELAPDQSFSLHAQGLLDSVREVENRSFTPKPVLIGPLTFLWLSKMHGLPEGADEAAAKLALLPRLLPVYRHLLAALEARAVPWVQIDEPVLALDLPAAWVQALPGVYEALAPAHIRILLATYFESVEAHLPALAQLPVHGLHLDLVRAPQQALAALRLWPRDKVLSAGVIDGRNIWRADLRAVLAQLKPLHARWGQRLWLAPSCSLLHCPVDLAPEARLDPQVKRWLAFSVQKLAELGTLKRALQDGEAAEAKALDESDSAQRSRRSSPQVHQPAVRARVAALQAGDAERQHPYAERSVQQRARLKLPPFPTTTIGSFPQTNEIRVARARFKRGELREALYREQMQDAIGQAVREQEALGLDVLVHGEAERNDMVEYFGEQLSGYAFTDNGWVQSYGSRCVKPPVLFGDVARPAPMTVEWTRYAQGLTKRWMKGMLTGPVTMLQWSFVRDDLPREQVALQLALALRDEVNDLEAAGIAIIQIDEPAFREGLPLRRADWTRYLEWAARAFRISASGVRDHTQIHTHMCYSEFNDILPSIAAMDADVITIETSRSQMELLRGFGDFAYPNEIGPGVYDIHSPRVPDAGEMLALLRKAREVIPDDRLWVNPDCGLKTRGWDETRGALRHMVDAAQALRKELA is encoded by the coding sequence ATGAAGACGCACACCCTGGGCTTTCCGCGCATCGGCGCACAACGCGAACTCAAGTTCGCCCTCGAACGCCACTGGCGCGGCGAGTCGCAGCCCGAGGTGCTGCCGCAGATGGCGCAGGAGCTGCGCACCCGCCACTGGCTGCTGCAGCGGCATGCGGGCCTCGACTTCGCGACCACCGGCGACTTCTCGCTCTACGACACCATGCTCGACCATGTGTTGATGTTCGGTGCGGTGCCGGCACGGTTCGGCTTCACGCCGGGTGAGATCGGGCTGGCGGAGTACTTCGCGCTGGCCCGCGGCAACGCGGCGCAGGGGGCGATGGAGATGACCAAGTGGTTCGACACCAACTACCACTTCCTCGTGCCCGAACTCGCGCCCGACCAATCGTTCAGCCTGCACGCGCAAGGCTTGCTCGATTCGGTGCGCGAGGTCGAGAACCGCAGCTTCACGCCGAAGCCGGTGCTGATCGGGCCGCTGACCTTCCTGTGGCTGTCGAAGATGCACGGTCTGCCCGAGGGGGCCGACGAAGCCGCGGCCAAGCTCGCGCTGCTGCCGCGTCTGCTGCCGGTCTACCGGCATCTGCTGGCGGCACTCGAAGCGCGGGCCGTGCCCTGGGTGCAGATCGACGAGCCGGTGCTCGCGCTCGACCTGCCCGCGGCCTGGGTGCAGGCGCTGCCGGGTGTGTACGAGGCGCTGGCTCCGGCCCACATCCGCATCCTGCTCGCCACCTATTTCGAATCGGTCGAAGCACATCTGCCGGCGCTCGCCCAGCTGCCGGTGCACGGCCTGCACCTCGACCTGGTGCGAGCCCCGCAGCAGGCGCTCGCCGCGCTGCGGCTCTGGCCGCGCGACAAGGTGCTGTCGGCCGGTGTGATCGACGGCCGCAACATCTGGCGCGCCGACCTGCGTGCCGTGCTCGCGCAACTCAAACCGCTGCACGCCCGCTGGGGCCAGCGCTTGTGGCTGGCGCCGAGCTGCTCGCTGCTGCATTGCCCGGTCGACCTGGCACCGGAAGCCCGGCTCGACCCGCAGGTGAAGCGCTGGCTCGCGTTCTCGGTGCAGAAGCTGGCCGAACTCGGCACCTTGAAGCGTGCGCTGCAAGACGGCGAGGCGGCCGAAGCCAAGGCCCTGGACGAGAGCGACTCCGCCCAGCGCTCGCGCCGCAGCAGCCCGCAGGTGCATCAGCCGGCGGTGCGCGCCCGTGTCGCCGCGCTGCAGGCCGGTGACGCCGAGCGCCAGCACCCGTATGCCGAACGCAGCGTGCAGCAACGCGCACGCCTGAAGCTGCCACCCTTTCCCACCACCACCATCGGCTCCTTCCCGCAGACGAACGAGATCCGCGTCGCCCGCGCCCGCTTCAAGCGCGGCGAGCTGCGCGAGGCGCTGTACCGCGAGCAGATGCAAGACGCCATCGGCCAGGCCGTGCGCGAGCAGGAAGCCCTGGGCCTGGACGTGCTGGTGCACGGCGAAGCCGAGCGCAACGACATGGTCGAGTATTTCGGCGAGCAGCTCTCGGGCTATGCCTTCACCGACAACGGCTGGGTGCAGAGCTACGGCTCACGCTGCGTGAAGCCGCCGGTGCTGTTCGGCGACGTGGCGCGCCCGGCGCCGATGACGGTGGAGTGGACGCGCTATGCACAAGGCCTCACCAAGCGCTGGATGAAGGGCATGCTCACCGGCCCGGTGACGATGCTGCAATGGTCCTTCGTGCGCGATGACCTGCCGCGCGAGCAGGTGGCGCTGCAGCTCGCACTCGCGCTGCGCGACGAGGTGAACGACCTCGAAGCCGCCGGCATCGCCATCATCCAGATCGACGAGCCGGCCTTCCGCGAAGGCCTGCCGCTGCGGCGCGCGGATTGGACAAGGTACCTGGAGTGGGCCGCACGCGCCTTTCGCATCAGCGCGAGCGGCGTGCGCGACCACACGCAGATCCACACCCACATGTGCTACTCGGAGTTCAACGACATCCTGCCGTCGATCGCCGCGATGGACGCCGACGTGATCACCATCGAGACCTCACGATCGCAGATGGAGCTGCTGCGTGGCTTCGGCGACTTCGCCTACCCCAACGAGATCGGCCCCGGCGTCTACGACATCCACTCGCCGCGCGTGCCCGATGCGGGCGAGATGCTGGCCCTGCTGCGCAAGGCCCGCGAGGTGATCCCCGACGATCGCCTGTGGGTCAACCCCGACTGCGGCCTGAAGACCCGGGGGTGGGACGAGACGCGGGGGGCGCTGCGCCACATGGTGGACGCAGCACAAGCACTGCGCAAAGAACTGGCGTGA
- a CDS encoding response regulator, whose amino-acid sequence MPERPRCHAQGRAPDHRDGQHRARPGLCRHPPRSEARAVRDARRVGHRPGHLARAPRPLVFQPFFTTKEKGKGTGLGLAMVYGFVKQSAGHINIYSEKGHGTAVKLYLPRALYTQASVPEAHERVMPTGGKETILVVEDDDMVRRYACQQLRSLGYRVIDMDNGADALAFIEQTESVDLLFTDVVMPGGMNGRALADAARKLRPALRVLYTSGYTENAIVHHGRLDPGVLLLAKPYRLVELARAVRSALGQAATA is encoded by the coding sequence GTGCCTGAACGCCCGCGATGCCATGCCCAAGGGCGGGCGCCTGACCATCGAGACGGCCAACACCGTGCTCGACCAGGCCTATGCCGACACCCACCCCGAAGTGAAGCCCGGGCAGTACGTGATGCTCGCCGTGTCGGACACCGGCCAGGGCATCTCGCCCGAGCACCTCGACCGCTCGTCTTCCAGCCCTTCTTCACCACCAAGGAAAAGGGCAAGGGCACCGGGCTTGGCCTCGCGATGGTCTACGGCTTCGTCAAGCAGTCGGCCGGGCACATCAACATCTATTCCGAGAAGGGCCACGGCACTGCCGTCAAGCTCTACCTGCCGCGGGCGCTCTACACCCAGGCGAGCGTGCCCGAAGCGCATGAGCGGGTGATGCCCACCGGCGGCAAGGAGACCATCCTCGTGGTGGAAGACGACGACATGGTGCGCCGCTACGCCTGCCAGCAGCTGCGCTCGCTGGGCTACCGCGTGATCGACATGGACAACGGTGCCGACGCCCTTGCCTTCATCGAGCAGACCGAGAGCGTGGACCTGCTCTTCACCGATGTGGTGATGCCCGGCGGCATGAACGGCCGGGCGCTGGCCGATGCGGCGCGCAAGCTGCGGCCGGCGCTGCGTGTGCTCTACACCTCGGGCTACACCGAAAACGCCATCGTCCACCACGGCCGGCTCGACCCCGGCGTGCTGCTGCTGGCCAAGCCCTACCGGCTGGTCGAGCTGGCCCGCGCGGTGCGCTCGGCGCTCGGGCAGGCGGCGACGGCTTAG
- a CDS encoding SDR family oxidoreductase, with translation MDTLLVVRGLAAYRAAIDTLKAAMNPSLHDLRVAVTGGTSGLGLALVRQLHAAGAQVAFIARTPERVAEVARSLPGTHGLVGDIAKKADIYPLALQVTAALGGLDVLINNASHLGPVPLALLADTACEDLEAALAANLLGPFRLTKALLGALRASARDGRPATIINITSDAAATPYPGWGAYGASKAALTQLSRIWHEELREHGVRVIALDPGDMDTPLHALAVPGADPATLKRPADAAREILHHLVTKEPA, from the coding sequence ATGGACACGCTGCTCGTCGTGCGAGGCCTCGCTGCCTATCGTGCCGCCATCGACACCCTGAAAGCCGCCATGAACCCCTCTCTCCATGACCTGCGCGTCGCCGTCACCGGCGGCACCTCGGGCCTCGGCCTCGCCCTCGTGCGCCAGCTGCATGCGGCCGGCGCGCAGGTCGCCTTCATCGCCCGCACACCCGAGCGTGTGGCCGAGGTCGCACGCAGCCTGCCGGGCACGCACGGCCTCGTCGGCGACATCGCGAAGAAGGCCGACATCTACCCGCTCGCGCTGCAGGTCACCGCCGCGCTCGGCGGGCTCGACGTGCTCATCAACAACGCGTCGCACCTCGGCCCGGTGCCGCTGGCACTGCTCGCCGACACCGCGTGCGAAGACCTCGAGGCCGCCCTCGCCGCCAACCTGCTCGGCCCCTTCCGCCTGACCAAGGCGCTGCTGGGCGCGCTGCGCGCCTCGGCGCGCGACGGTCGGCCGGCCACGATCATCAACATCACGAGCGACGCCGCCGCCACGCCCTACCCCGGCTGGGGCGCCTATGGCGCGAGCAAGGCCGCGCTCACGCAGCTGAGCCGCATCTGGCACGAAGAGCTGCGCGAGCACGGTGTGCGCGTGATCGCGCTCGACCCGGGCGACATGGACACCCCGCTGCACGCCCTCGCCGTGCCCGGCGCCGATCCCGCCACGCTCAAGCGACCCGCCGATGCGGCACGCGAGATCCTGCACCACCTCGTCACGAAGGAGCCCGCATGA
- a CDS encoding S-adenosylmethionine:tRNA ribosyltransferase-isomerase has translation MKAASTPVQRPRDARLLVVDAHGRLHHAPRTELPRFLRAGDLLIANDAATLPASLHGRHLPSGETIEVRLAGRRSLAVDDVREFTAVVFGDGDHRTLTEHRPLPPPLKPGDGLALGPLQAQVLRTLDHPRLVALRFAGTPDAIWAGLARHGKPVQYAHLPQPLALWDVWTSVAALPVAFEPPSAGFLLDWGLLRTLRERGVGFATLTHAAGLSSTGDPALDARLPFDEPYHLPAATVQAIERTQAAQGRVIALGTTVTRALEHAARRGRLQAGVGVATQRLGPQDFGWLRVVDAIVTGTHEPGSSHHGLLHAFACAPRLQQVDEALTAHGYRTHEFGDSVLIERQHVTPPDALLVRAAEPRAHRTMSHVA, from the coding sequence ATGAAAGCCGCCTCCACCCCGGTGCAACGCCCGCGCGACGCGCGTCTGCTGGTCGTTGACGCCCACGGCCGGCTGCACCACGCGCCGCGCACCGAGCTGCCCCGCTTCCTGCGCGCGGGCGATCTGCTCATCGCCAACGACGCCGCCACCCTGCCCGCGAGCCTGCACGGACGGCACCTGCCGAGCGGAGAGACGATCGAAGTGCGCCTCGCCGGCCGCCGCTCGCTGGCGGTCGACGACGTGCGCGAGTTCACCGCGGTCGTCTTCGGTGACGGCGACCACCGCACTCTCACCGAACACCGCCCGCTGCCGCCGCCGCTCAAGCCCGGCGACGGCCTGGCCCTCGGCCCGCTGCAGGCGCAGGTGCTGCGCACGCTCGACCACCCGCGCCTCGTCGCGCTGCGCTTCGCGGGCACGCCCGACGCCATCTGGGCTGGCCTCGCCCGCCATGGCAAGCCGGTGCAATACGCTCATCTGCCGCAGCCGCTCGCGCTGTGGGACGTGTGGACGAGCGTGGCCGCGCTGCCGGTGGCCTTCGAGCCGCCGTCAGCCGGGTTCCTGCTCGACTGGGGCCTCTTGCGAACGCTGCGCGAGCGTGGCGTCGGTTTCGCCACGCTGACGCACGCGGCCGGCCTGTCGTCGACCGGCGACCCCGCCCTCGACGCACGCCTGCCATTCGACGAGCCCTACCACCTGCCCGCCGCCACCGTGCAGGCGATCGAGCGCACGCAGGCGGCGCAGGGTCGCGTCATCGCACTCGGCACCACCGTCACGCGGGCCCTCGAACACGCCGCGCGACGCGGCCGCCTGCAGGCCGGCGTGGGCGTGGCCACGCAGCGCCTGGGACCGCAGGACTTCGGCTGGCTGCGGGTCGTCGACGCCATCGTGACCGGCACACACGAGCCGGGCTCCAGCCACCACGGCTTGCTGCATGCCTTCGCCTGCGCGCCGAGGCTGCAGCAGGTGGACGAAGCGCTCACGGCGCACGGCTATCGCACACATGAGTTCGGCGACTCGGTGCTGATCGAGCGGCAACACGTGACACCGCCCGACGCACTGCTGGTGCGTGCAGCAGAACCGCGCGCACATCGCACGATGTCGCACGTAGCCTGA
- a CDS encoding GNAT family N-acetyltransferase has product MRQDTLCFRPATVADAALLGRLNHQLIRDEGHRNPMGVDALVERMRAWLSDDGYEALLAFDGDDLVAYVLWRDEPDCVYLRQIFVQREHRRQGVARHLMLSVFERWPDKRLTVDVLAGNARALAFWRRMGYRDYAVMLERLPPGDDDG; this is encoded by the coding sequence ATGCGCCAAGACACCCTGTGCTTCCGCCCCGCCACCGTGGCCGACGCCGCGCTGCTCGGGCGCCTGAACCACCAGCTGATCCGCGACGAAGGCCACCGCAACCCGATGGGCGTCGACGCGCTGGTGGAGCGCATGCGGGCGTGGCTGTCCGACGATGGCTACGAGGCCCTGCTCGCCTTCGACGGCGACGACCTGGTGGCCTACGTGCTGTGGCGCGACGAGCCCGACTGCGTCTACCTGCGACAGATCTTCGTGCAGCGTGAGCACCGTCGCCAGGGCGTGGCGCGCCACCTGATGCTGAGCGTGTTCGAGCGCTGGCCCGACAAGCGGCTCACCGTCGACGTGCTGGCCGGCAACGCCCGTGCGCTCGCCTTCTGGCGCCGCATGGGCTACCGCGACTACGCGGTGATGCTGGAGCGGCTGCCACCGGGCGACGACGACGGCTAG
- a CDS encoding LysR family transcriptional regulator: MPTPLELRHLRTLAVLMEAPSLSAAAERLHLTQSALSHQLKLLEGVYELELLERRTQPVRLTPAGLRLAQLGLQVMDAVQAAERDLANMAGGSAGPLRIAVECHTCFDWLMPAMDAFRPHWPEVELDIVSGFHADPVGLVVSDRAELAITSEVDESAGIEFVPLFQYPMVAVMANDHRLTSRAHLTPKDFAGETLIHYPVPDGLLDIMRVLGPAGVNPPRRTSELTVAILQLVASRRGIAVLPSWSVQPYVDRGYVSTRPVGKRGLMSRLHAAHQAGLSQRPYVRAFVETLRDTSFQLLPGLARLSP, from the coding sequence ATGCCCACACCCCTCGAACTGCGCCACCTTCGCACCCTCGCCGTGCTGATGGAAGCACCCTCCTTGAGCGCCGCCGCCGAGCGGCTGCACCTCACGCAGTCGGCGCTGTCGCACCAGCTCAAGCTGCTGGAAGGTGTTTATGAACTCGAGCTGCTGGAGCGACGCACGCAGCCGGTGCGGCTCACACCCGCGGGGCTGCGCCTGGCGCAGCTGGGGCTGCAGGTGATGGATGCGGTGCAGGCGGCCGAGCGCGACCTTGCCAACATGGCCGGCGGCAGCGCGGGGCCGCTGCGCATCGCGGTGGAGTGCCACACCTGCTTCGACTGGCTGATGCCGGCGATGGACGCCTTCCGCCCGCACTGGCCCGAGGTGGAGTTGGACATCGTCTCGGGCTTCCACGCCGACCCGGTGGGGCTGGTCGTGAGCGACCGCGCCGAACTCGCGATCACCTCCGAGGTGGACGAGAGCGCCGGCATCGAGTTCGTGCCGCTCTTCCAGTACCCGATGGTCGCGGTGATGGCCAACGACCACCGCCTCACCTCGCGCGCGCACCTCACGCCGAAAGACTTCGCGGGAGAGACGTTGATCCACTACCCGGTGCCCGACGGCCTGCTCGACATCATGCGGGTGCTCGGTCCCGCCGGCGTGAACCCGCCGCGCCGCACCTCGGAGCTGACGGTGGCCATCCTGCAACTCGTGGCCAGCCGGCGTGGCATCGCGGTGCTGCCGAGCTGGAGCGTGCAACCTTACGTGGACCGCGGCTACGTCAGCACCCGCCCGGTGGGCAAACGTGGCTTGATGTCGCGCCTGCACGCGGCCCACCAGGCCGGCCTGTCGCAGCGGCCCTACGTGCGGGCCTTCGTCGAGACCTTGCGCGACACCAGCTTCCAGCTGCTGCCGGGGCTGGCGCGGCTATCGCCCTGA
- a CDS encoding MBL fold metallo-hydrolase: MTFAGLLRRGIAALAGALLLSTASHAGAPQVKTQAPGWYRMMLGDIEVTALLDGVINLEPHKLLTNTKPKDVSALLAKSFLSDSVPTSVNAYLINTGSKLVLIDAGAATLFGPGLDQLHANLKASGYQPEQVDVVLITHMHGDHIGGLIQGGKIAFPNATVMADQHDADFWLSAENLAKAPEGMKMFFQGAQMTLGPYVSAGKFKPFEGNTEIVPGVKAIAAHGHTPGHAVYSVESQGQKLVLWGDLMHVAAVQFPKPEVTIQFDTDSKAAYAQRKKAFADAAKGGYWVASAHLPFPGIGHLRADGKGYVFVPAHYTPIK; this comes from the coding sequence ATGACGTTTGCTGGATTGCTTCGCCGCGGCATCGCGGCACTTGCCGGGGCCTTGCTGCTCTCGACCGCCTCCCACGCCGGTGCGCCACAGGTCAAGACCCAGGCGCCGGGCTGGTACCGCATGATGCTGGGCGACATCGAGGTCACCGCCCTGCTCGACGGCGTGATCAACCTCGAGCCGCACAAGCTGCTCACCAACACCAAGCCCAAGGACGTGAGCGCGCTGCTCGCCAAGTCCTTCCTGAGCGACTCGGTGCCGACCTCGGTCAACGCCTACCTCATCAACACCGGCAGCAAGCTGGTGCTGATCGACGCCGGCGCGGCCACGCTCTTCGGCCCCGGGCTCGACCAGCTGCACGCGAACCTCAAGGCCTCGGGCTACCAGCCGGAGCAGGTCGACGTGGTGCTCATCACCCACATGCACGGCGACCACATCGGCGGTCTCATCCAGGGCGGCAAGATCGCCTTCCCCAACGCCACCGTGATGGCCGACCAGCACGACGCCGACTTCTGGCTCAGCGCCGAAAACCTCGCCAAGGCGCCCGAGGGCATGAAGATGTTCTTCCAGGGTGCGCAGATGACGCTCGGCCCCTACGTCAGCGCCGGCAAGTTCAAGCCCTTCGAGGGCAACACCGAGATCGTGCCGGGCGTGAAGGCGATCGCCGCCCACGGCCACACACCGGGGCATGCGGTGTACAGCGTCGAGTCCCAGGGCCAGAAGCTGGTGCTGTGGGGCGATCTGATGCACGTGGCGGCAGTGCAATTCCCGAAGCCCGAGGTCACCATCCAGTTCGACACCGACTCGAAGGCGGCCTATGCGCAGCGCAAGAAGGCGTTTGCCGATGCGGCCAAGGGCGGCTACTGGGTCGCCAGCGCGCACCTGCCCTTCCCCGGCATCGGCCACCTGCGCGCCGACGGCAAGGGCTACGTGTTCGTGCCCGCGCACTACACGCCGATCAAGTGA